A window of Diospyros lotus cultivar Yz01 chromosome 14, ASM1463336v1, whole genome shotgun sequence contains these coding sequences:
- the LOC127789631 gene encoding uncharacterized protein LOC127789631 produces the protein MEIVAEDGSKILLKKGCKKEMGRGALGFDSKDRTVSRRHVMFELHRCGDETLPERVYVEAIGKNPIWVYNRASNEIKVFRRSEGGEMDAGDMLCLSAEKPLWFTLKAFSSDGEDDSEIIKKKESERELGLKNENQLVESLHNWRIGHLELDSIDVSDIDPVKEFGFLVMEHEFDHYPKQMIRHPRAWNWFLEELEEDSINDEVLKNKGKNSTRRKRKKDGDSDDKEWTGESEDVEKLQNLKKAQRPKYSTRLKDRNKTVTGTEIDRDSVPKEANCPNEGDEEADDTLGGFIVKDEYMEEAGEEIDEEEEEEDFDDDDDDNED, from the exons ATGGAAATCGTAGCCGAAGACGGTTCGAAAATCCTTTTGAAGAAGGGATGCAAGAAAGAGATGGGAAGAGGAGCTTTAGGGTTCGATTCGAAGGACCGAACCGTTTCTCGCCGTCACGTCATGTTCGAACTTCACCGATGCGGTGACGAAACGCTCCCAGAAAGGGTTTATGTCGAAGCAATTGGGAAGAACCCTATCTGGGTTTACAACAGAGCAAGCAACGAAATCAAGGTCTTCAGGAGGTCGGAGGGCGGTGAAATGGATGCCGGGGACATGCTCTGCCTTTCTGCCGAGAAACCCCTTTGGTTCACTCTGAAAGCATTCAGTTCTGATGGCGAAGATGATAGCGAAATCATAAAGAAGAAGGAGAGCGAGAGAGAATTGGGGTTGAAGAACGAAAATCAATTGGTCGAGAGCTTACATAACTGGCGTATTGGACATTTAGAGCTCGACTCCATTGATGTTTCAGACATAGACCCAGTAAAAG AGTTTGGGTTTCTTGTAATGGAGCATGAGTTTGACCACTATCCAAAGCAAATGATCCGCCATCCCAGGGCATGGAACTGGTTCCTGGAGGAACTTGAAGAAGACAGCATCAATGATGAAGTTCTCAAAAATAAAGGGAAGAACAGTAccaggagaaaaaggaaaaaagatggaGACAGTGATGACAAGGAATGGACAGGTGAGAGTGAAGATGTTGAGAAATTACAAAACTTAAAGAAGGCGCAAAGGCCTAAATATTCTACTAGATTGAAAGATCGCAACAAAACTGTTACGGGCACAGAAATTGATAGAGATTCAGTGCCAAAGGAAGCTAACTGCCCAAATGAAGGTGACGAGGAAGCTGATGACACCCTAGGAGGTTTTATTGTAAAAGATGAATACATGGAAGAAGCAGGAGAAGAAAttgatgaagaagaggaagaggaagattttgatgatgatgatgacgatAATGAAGATTAG
- the LOC127790269 gene encoding heterogeneous nuclear ribonucleoprotein 1: MDGGFTEHYDAFNGEEEQLQYDEEHVRQQLSSARDGIDSFNGAGDGISTDDFHRDSSSRKLFVGGIAWETTEERFTSYFCKFGEITDSVIMMDRFSGRPRGFGFVTFADPAVADKVLEEDHVIDGRVVEVKRTVPREDMQVKGVQKTKKIFVGGIPPFLTEDELKEYFSFYGSVIEHQIMLDRNTGRSRGFGFVTFENEDAVERIFSDGKVHELGGKQVEIKKAVPKRAGGDYANDTRMHHGGSASKSYGGFSSGSAEYGGGYNGKMGRGGYGAYGGYGGYGNYSGNYAAGAAAAAGFYPGYGYGYGFWGPMYAAGGYGGNGYGNPSVYGGGDGGGKGYGTGAGGFGGSKGHGNGGGAAAGRFHPYRK; the protein is encoded by the exons ATGGATGGTGGTTTTACCGAACATTACGACGCTTTTAATGGCGAGGAAGAACAACTACAGTACGACGAGGAACATGTCAGACAACAATTGTCGTCGGCGCGTGATGGAATCGATTCATTCAATGGCGCAGGGGATGGCATTAGCACTGACGACTTCCATCGTGATTCTTCTTCGCG AAAACTCTTTGTTGGAGGCATTGCTTGGGAGACAACTGAAG AGAGGTTCACAAGTTACTTCTGCAAGTTTGGAGAAATCACAGATTCTGTGATAATGATGGATAGGTTCTCTGGGAGACCGCGAGGTTTTGGCTTTGTTACTTTTGCTGATCCAGCAGTTGCTGACAAGGTTCTGGAAGAAGACCATGTTATAGATGGCAGAGTG GTGGAAGTAAAGAGGACTGTCCCTAGGGAGGACATGCAGGTAAAAGGTGTacaaaagacaaagaaaatttttgttgGGGGCATACCACCATTTCTGACTGAAG ATGAGTTAAAGGAATATTTCTCTTTCTATGGAAGTGTTATTGAGCACCAGATTATGTTGGATCGTAACACTGGGCGATCAAGAGGCTTTGGGTTTGTTACATTTGAGAATGAAGATGCTGTTGAAAGGATTTTCTCTGATGGCAAAGTTCATGAACTTGGAGGCAAACAA GTGGAAATAAAGAAGGCAGTGCCTAAGAGAGCTGGAGGTGATTATGCTAATGACACCAGGATGCATCATGGCGGCAGTGCTTCAAAGTCATATGGTGGCTTCAGCAGTGGATCAGCCGAATATGGAGGTGGATACAATGGGAAAATGGGTAGAGGAGGATATGGTGCATATGGTGGGTATGGTGGTTATGGCAACTACAGTGGAAACTACGCCGCAGGAGCTGCTGCTGCAGCTGGTTTCTACCCTGGATATGGTTACGGATATGGGTTTTGGGGGCCTATGTATGCTGCTGGGGGATATGGCGGAAACGGTTATGGTAATCCTAGTGTTTATGGTGGTGGCGATGGTGGTGGTAAAGGATATGGTACCGGTGCTGGTGGATTTGGTGGTAGTAAAGGACATGGGAACGGCGGGGGTGCTGCAGCCGGAAGATTTCATCCCTACCGGAAGTGA
- the LOC127790682 gene encoding glyoxylate/succinic semialdehyde reductase 2, chloroplastic has product MALCSFFCSRLPNCFRGRSSVSSLAPKPRFCPSFSRASASAAKADEVPAQVGFLGLGIMGSPMAQNLIKAGCDVTVWNRTKSKCDPLISLGAKYQSSPEEVAASCDVTFAMLADPESAVNVACGEHGAARGMSPGKGYIDVSTVDGATSKLICSQIKATGALFLEAPVSGSKKPAEDGQLIFLTAGDRSLFETVAPLLDIMGKSRFYLGDVGNGAAMKLVVNMIMGSMMASFSEGLLLSEKVGLDPSVLVEVVSQGAISAPMFSTKGPSMVRSSYPTAFPLKHQQKDLRLALGLAESVSQSTPIAAAANELYKVAKSHGLSDQDFSAVMEALKVKLQNQLKD; this is encoded by the exons ATGGCGCTTTGCTCATTCTTCTGCTCTCGTCTGCCAAACTGCTTCAGAGGCCGATCATCTGTCTCTTCCTTAGCCCCCAAGCCTCGCTTTTGCCCTTCTTTCTCTCGGGCTTCCGCTTCGGCGGCCAAAG CTGATGAAGTGCCAGCACAAGTTGGCTTTTTAGGTCTTGGAATTATGGGCTCACCGATGGCTCAAAATCTCATAAAAGCTGG ATGTGATGTGACTGTTTGGAATAGGACAAAGAGCAAATGTGATCCTCTCATCTCATTGGGTGCAAA GTATCAGTCATCCCCGGAGGAAGTAGCTGCATCTTGTGATGTCACATTTGCCATGCTTGCAGATCCTGAAAGTGCA GTGAATGTTGCCTGTGGAGAGCATGGAGCTGCAAGAGGAATGAGTCCAGGAAAAGG GTACATTGATGTTTCTACAGTTGATGGTGCCACTTCTAAATTGATTTGTTCACAAATTAAAGCTACTGGGGCTCTTTTCCTGGAG GCTCCGGTTTCAGGCTCCAAAAAGCCAGCGGAAGATGGACAGTTGATATTTCTGACTGCAG GCGACAGATCTCTGTTTGAAACGGTGGCTCCACTGTTAGACATCATGGGGAAG TCAAGATTTTATCTTGGCGACGTGGGCAATGGAGCTGCAATGAAACTTGTTGTTAACATGATCATGGGAAG CATGATGGCTTCTTTTTCCGAAGGATTGCTTCTCAGTGAGAAAGTAGGACTAGATCCCAGTGTTCTTGTAGAG GTTGTGTCACAGGGTGCCATTAGTGCACCAATGTTTTCAACCAAAGGCCCTTCTATGGTCCGGTCCTCCTATCCTACTGCATTTCCCCTAAAGCATCAGCAAAAG GACCTGCGGCTTGCTCTCGGGCTAGCTGAATCTGTTTCCCAATCTACACCAATTGCAGCGGCTGCAAATGAACTCTACAAGGTGGCTAAATCCCATGGCCTTAGTGACCAGGACTTCTCAGCTGTCATGGAAGCTCTAAAGGTCAAATTGCAAAACCAATTAAAGGATTAA